A part of Oncorhynchus masou masou isolate Uvic2021 chromosome 21, UVic_Omas_1.1, whole genome shotgun sequence genomic DNA contains:
- the ckba gene encoding creatine kinase, brain a isoform X3 yields MHLSIAGGLPCRMCVLLFSNDKMAKLTIKRLSPEEEFPDLSQHNNHMAKVLTQDMYTKLRDRATPNGFTIDGVIQTGIDNPGHPFIMTVGCVAGDEETYEVFKELLDPIIEDRHGGYKPTDKHKTDLNPDNLKGGDDLDPNYVISSRVRTGRSIRGFCLPPHCSRGERRGVEKMSVEALDSLSGDLKGKYYALKNMTDAEQQQLIDDHFLFDKPVSPLLLASGMARDWPDGRGIWHNDTKTFLVWVNEEDHLRVISMQKGGNMKEVFNRFCTGLTKIETLFKDKGTSFMWNEHLGYVLTCPSNLGTGLRAGVHVKIPNMSKHAKFEEVLKRLRLQKRGTGGVDTAAVGGTFDISNADRLGFSEVELVQMVVDGVKLLVEMEKKLEKGQSIDDLMPAQK; encoded by the exons ATGCATTTAAGCATAGCAGGTGGCTTACCCTGTAgaatgtgtgtgttattgttcaGCAATGATAAAATGGCTAAACTGACCATCAAGAGGCTGTCACCTGAGGAGGAGTTCCCTGACCTAAGCCAGCACAACAACCACATGGCCAAGGTCTTAACCCAGGACATGTACACCAAACTCCGAGACCGTGCCACCCCCAACGGCTTCACCATAGATGGTGTCATTCAGACGGGGATTGATAATCCTG GCCATCCCTTCATCATGACTGTGGGATGTGTGGCTGGAGATGAGGAGACGTACGAGGTCTTCAAGGAGCTGCTGGATCCCATCATTGAGGACAGACATGGAGGATACAAGCCTACAGACAAGCACaagactgacctcaacccagacaACCTGAAG GGTGGAGATGACCTGGACCCCAACTATGTCATTAGCTCCCGTgtccgaacaggcaggagcatCCGTGGGTTCTGCCTGCCCCCACACTGCAGCCGTGGAGAGCGAAGGGGTGTTGAGAAAATGTCAGTCGAAG CTCTGGACTCCCTGTCCGGTGACCTGAAGGGGAAGTACTATGCCCTGAAGAACATGACAGAtgctgagcagcagcagctaattGATGACCACTTCCTGTTTGACAAGCCTGTGTCTCCTCTGCTGCTGGCCTCTGGCATGGCCCGGGACTGGCCTGATGGCAGGGGTATCTG GCACAATGATACCAAGACCTTTCTGGTCTGGGTCAATGAGGAGGACCACCTGCgtgtcatctccatgcagaaGGGTGGCAACATGAAGGAGGTGTTCAACCGTTTCTGCACTGGCCTCACAAAG ATTGAAACCCTGTTTAAAGATAAGGGCACTTCATTCATGTGGAATGAGCACTTGGGCTACGTTCTCACCTGCCCATCCAACCTGGGCACAGGGCTACGTGCTGGAGTCCATGTCAAGATCCCCAACATGAGCAAACATGCCAAATTTGAGGAAGTGCTCAAGAGGCTAAGGCTCCAGAAACGTGGAACCG GTGGGGTGGACACCGCAGCTGTGGGTGGCACCTTCGACATCTCCAACGCAGACCGCCTGGGCTTCTCTGAGGTGGAGCTGGTGCAAATGGTTGTGGACGGTGTCAAGCTGCTGGTTGAGATGGAGAAGAAACTGGAGAAGGGACAGTCTATTGATGACCTCATGCCTGCCCAGAAGTGA
- the ckba gene encoding creatine kinase, brain a isoform X2: MTVGCVAGDEETYEVFKELLDPIIEDRHGGYKPTDKHKTDLNPDNLKGGDDLDPNYVISSRVRTGRSIRGFCLPPHCSRGERRGVEKMSVEALDSLSGDLKGKYYALKNMTDAEQQQLIDDHFLFDKPVSPLLLASGMARDWPDGRGIWHNDTKTFLVWVNEEDHLRVISMQKGGNMKEVFNRFCTGLTKIETLFKDKGTSFMWNEHLGYVLTCPSNLGTGLRAGVHVKIPNMSKHAKFEEVLKRLRLQKRGTGGVDTAAVGGTFDISNADRLGFSEVELVQMVVDGVKLLVEMEKKLEKGQSIDDLMPAQK, from the exons ATGACTGTGGGATGTGTGGCTGGAGATGAGGAGACGTACGAGGTCTTCAAGGAGCTGCTGGATCCCATCATTGAGGACAGACATGGAGGATACAAGCCTACAGACAAGCACaagactgacctcaacccagacaACCTGAAG GGTGGAGATGACCTGGACCCCAACTATGTCATTAGCTCCCGTgtccgaacaggcaggagcatCCGTGGGTTCTGCCTGCCCCCACACTGCAGCCGTGGAGAGCGAAGGGGTGTTGAGAAAATGTCAGTCGAAG CTCTGGACTCCCTGTCCGGTGACCTGAAGGGGAAGTACTATGCCCTGAAGAACATGACAGAtgctgagcagcagcagctaattGATGACCACTTCCTGTTTGACAAGCCTGTGTCTCCTCTGCTGCTGGCCTCTGGCATGGCCCGGGACTGGCCTGATGGCAGGGGTATCTG GCACAATGATACCAAGACCTTTCTGGTCTGGGTCAATGAGGAGGACCACCTGCgtgtcatctccatgcagaaGGGTGGCAACATGAAGGAGGTGTTCAACCGTTTCTGCACTGGCCTCACAAAG ATTGAAACCCTGTTTAAAGATAAGGGCACTTCATTCATGTGGAATGAGCACTTGGGCTACGTTCTCACCTGCCCATCCAACCTGGGCACAGGGCTACGTGCTGGAGTCCATGTCAAGATCCCCAACATGAGCAAACATGCCAAATTTGAGGAAGTGCTCAAGAGGCTAAGGCTCCAGAAACGTGGAACCG GTGGGGTGGACACCGCAGCTGTGGGTGGCACCTTCGACATCTCCAACGCAGACCGCCTGGGCTTCTCTGAGGTGGAGCTGGTGCAAATGGTTGTGGACGGTGTCAAGCTGCTGGTTGAGATGGAGAAGAAACTGGAGAAGGGACAGTCTATTGATGACCTCATGCCTGCCCAGAAGTGA
- the ckba gene encoding creatine kinase, brain a isoform X4: MEKINDKMAKLTIKRLSPEEEFPDLSQHNNHMAKVLTQDMYTKLRDRATPNGFTIDGVIQTGIDNPGHPFIMTVGCVAGDEETYEVFKELLDPIIEDRHGGYKPTDKHKTDLNPDNLKGGDDLDPNYVISSRVRTGRSIRGFCLPPHCSRGERRGVEKMSVEALDSLSGDLKGKYYALKNMTDAEQQQLIDDHFLFDKPVSPLLLASGMARDWPDGRGIWHNDTKTFLVWVNEEDHLRVISMQKGGNMKEVFNRFCTGLTKIETLFKDKGTSFMWNEHLGYVLTCPSNLGTGLRAGVHVKIPNMSKHAKFEEVLKRLRLQKRGTGGVDTAAVGGTFDISNADRLGFSEVELVQMVVDGVKLLVEMEKKLEKGQSIDDLMPAQK, from the exons CAATGATAAAATGGCTAAACTGACCATCAAGAGGCTGTCACCTGAGGAGGAGTTCCCTGACCTAAGCCAGCACAACAACCACATGGCCAAGGTCTTAACCCAGGACATGTACACCAAACTCCGAGACCGTGCCACCCCCAACGGCTTCACCATAGATGGTGTCATTCAGACGGGGATTGATAATCCTG GCCATCCCTTCATCATGACTGTGGGATGTGTGGCTGGAGATGAGGAGACGTACGAGGTCTTCAAGGAGCTGCTGGATCCCATCATTGAGGACAGACATGGAGGATACAAGCCTACAGACAAGCACaagactgacctcaacccagacaACCTGAAG GGTGGAGATGACCTGGACCCCAACTATGTCATTAGCTCCCGTgtccgaacaggcaggagcatCCGTGGGTTCTGCCTGCCCCCACACTGCAGCCGTGGAGAGCGAAGGGGTGTTGAGAAAATGTCAGTCGAAG CTCTGGACTCCCTGTCCGGTGACCTGAAGGGGAAGTACTATGCCCTGAAGAACATGACAGAtgctgagcagcagcagctaattGATGACCACTTCCTGTTTGACAAGCCTGTGTCTCCTCTGCTGCTGGCCTCTGGCATGGCCCGGGACTGGCCTGATGGCAGGGGTATCTG GCACAATGATACCAAGACCTTTCTGGTCTGGGTCAATGAGGAGGACCACCTGCgtgtcatctccatgcagaaGGGTGGCAACATGAAGGAGGTGTTCAACCGTTTCTGCACTGGCCTCACAAAG ATTGAAACCCTGTTTAAAGATAAGGGCACTTCATTCATGTGGAATGAGCACTTGGGCTACGTTCTCACCTGCCCATCCAACCTGGGCACAGGGCTACGTGCTGGAGTCCATGTCAAGATCCCCAACATGAGCAAACATGCCAAATTTGAGGAAGTGCTCAAGAGGCTAAGGCTCCAGAAACGTGGAACCG GTGGGGTGGACACCGCAGCTGTGGGTGGCACCTTCGACATCTCCAACGCAGACCGCCTGGGCTTCTCTGAGGTGGAGCTGGTGCAAATGGTTGTGGACGGTGTCAAGCTGCTGGTTGAGATGGAGAAGAAACTGGAGAAGGGACAGTCTATTGATGACCTCATGCCTGCCCAGAAGTGA
- the ckba gene encoding creatine kinase, brain a isoform X1, with product MPFGNTHNVLKLKYASSEEYPDLSQHNNHMAKILTPAIYERLRSKQTPSGFTLDDVIQTGIDNPGHPFIMTVGCVAGDEETYEVFKELLDPIIEDRHGGYKPTDKHKTDLNPDNLKGGDDLDPNYVISSRVRTGRSIRGFCLPPHCSRGERRGVEKMSVEALDSLSGDLKGKYYALKNMTDAEQQQLIDDHFLFDKPVSPLLLASGMARDWPDGRGIWHNDTKTFLVWVNEEDHLRVISMQKGGNMKEVFNRFCTGLTKIETLFKDKGTSFMWNEHLGYVLTCPSNLGTGLRAGVHVKIPNMSKHAKFEEVLKRLRLQKRGTGGVDTAAVGGTFDISNADRLGFSEVELVQMVVDGVKLLVEMEKKLEKGQSIDDLMPAQK from the exons ATGCCTTTCGGAAACACCCACAACGTGCTAAAGCTGAAGTATGCTTCTAGTGAGGAGTACCCAGATCTCAGCCAGCACAACAATCATATGGCCAAGATCTTGACTCCTGCCATCTACGAGCGTCTAAGGAGCAAACAAACGCCCAGTGGATTTACATTGGATGATGTCATTCAAACCGGGATTGATAACCCAG GCCATCCCTTCATCATGACTGTGGGATGTGTGGCTGGAGATGAGGAGACGTACGAGGTCTTCAAGGAGCTGCTGGATCCCATCATTGAGGACAGACATGGAGGATACAAGCCTACAGACAAGCACaagactgacctcaacccagacaACCTGAAG GGTGGAGATGACCTGGACCCCAACTATGTCATTAGCTCCCGTgtccgaacaggcaggagcatCCGTGGGTTCTGCCTGCCCCCACACTGCAGCCGTGGAGAGCGAAGGGGTGTTGAGAAAATGTCAGTCGAAG CTCTGGACTCCCTGTCCGGTGACCTGAAGGGGAAGTACTATGCCCTGAAGAACATGACAGAtgctgagcagcagcagctaattGATGACCACTTCCTGTTTGACAAGCCTGTGTCTCCTCTGCTGCTGGCCTCTGGCATGGCCCGGGACTGGCCTGATGGCAGGGGTATCTG GCACAATGATACCAAGACCTTTCTGGTCTGGGTCAATGAGGAGGACCACCTGCgtgtcatctccatgcagaaGGGTGGCAACATGAAGGAGGTGTTCAACCGTTTCTGCACTGGCCTCACAAAG ATTGAAACCCTGTTTAAAGATAAGGGCACTTCATTCATGTGGAATGAGCACTTGGGCTACGTTCTCACCTGCCCATCCAACCTGGGCACAGGGCTACGTGCTGGAGTCCATGTCAAGATCCCCAACATGAGCAAACATGCCAAATTTGAGGAAGTGCTCAAGAGGCTAAGGCTCCAGAAACGTGGAACCG GTGGGGTGGACACCGCAGCTGTGGGTGGCACCTTCGACATCTCCAACGCAGACCGCCTGGGCTTCTCTGAGGTGGAGCTGGTGCAAATGGTTGTGGACGGTGTCAAGCTGCTGGTTGAGATGGAGAAGAAACTGGAGAAGGGACAGTCTATTGATGACCTCATGCCTGCCCAGAAGTGA